The Faecalibacterium sp. I3-3-89 sequence ACTTTCTCGGCGCTGAGCCGGAATGCAGTCAGGTCTGCAAGTTCGGCAAGGAGTTTCGCCCGGATCTGCTCGGTGTCTGCACCGCCGGAATTGAAGTGCCTTGCAAGCTGGTTGAGGTTTCCGCCCACCTTGCTGCACTGGGCAAGCAAAGTGGAAACAGCGGTCAGGGTTTCTTCGCCACCACCGGCAATGATGACCGTTTTCTCGATTTTGACGTTGCGGATGGCGCGGCGGATGAAGGTGGAGAGGGAGAGATTCAGGAGTTTGCAAGTGAGTTCCAGTGACGCTTTTTCCTCCGCTGTCACACGGAACTTGATGACGTGCGTTTTGTTGTTCGGCGTGTCGTGGTGCTGGGAATTGCTAGGAATCGGTTGAACATTCGTTTTGGTCATTGTACCTCCTGTCTGTTCGATAACTCCTCGGTGAAGTTATGTAAAGCACGACACGCCGTTCCATTCGTGCCGCTAGGCACGAATGATGAGCAGGGTTTGGGGCAGGCACGCCCCAACAAGATCACTTCGGAAATGCAGACGCATTGAAGAAGTGAAGTCCCGGTGGAGCACAACATTTTCAAGAATTGAAAATTTGTGGCCACGGGACGGTTCTTGCCCTCTACCGCTGCGCTCAAAACGCATTTTCAACAAATGTTTCCAAATTGTTAAGACGCAAAAAATAAGTAGCGGGGCTCTGCTCGTGTATGTTGATCACCGTTTGCTCCGAACGAAGTTCCTGCCCCTGTTTGTGCAGCGGCGTTGACGAAAAGTCGGTATCACGTTCGGTCGGCTCATGAAATTTTCAAGGTGCAGCTCCCTAAAAGAAAAATACCGCCCACGCAGCGCAGCGATGATTTTGTCGGGTGAAACGGCGGCAAAATGAATCGGGTGTGTTGCGGGGCGGTAAATTCTTTTGCGGACTTTCCCTCACTGAAGTGGTGGGTCTCACGGTGATAACCAACCACTTTTGCAGAAGATTTGCAATCAATCTACAAGTTCAGTGGGATTTGTGATAGAGAATATCATGGTTCGTAGGGTACGTCAAGATGATTCCGAAGAAATTATTTATGAATGGAGACAATAGTAAGACTTCTATTATGAATATGATACACTTTACATCATGAAAGAATTTAAGCTGCACAAAGATGATTCAAGCGGATGTGCAATGTGCACAATAAGTTTTCTACAGCAAAATACAGATGTGGTCATTTAGCTCTTTTACCAGACAACTTTTTTTATAAAATAAAAAAATTTGTTGACTTGAAATTGCTTGAAATGTTATCTTGTTGGTAACAAAAGCACGGTGAAGTGCTTGCTACCACACGAAAAGGCAAAACAAAAAAGGAGAGTAAAATGATGAAAAAGCGTATTGCGGCGTTGGTCACCGCCGGTGTCCTTGCTTTGTCGATGCTTACCGGCTGCGGAAGCAAACAGGAGAGCTGGAAAGTTACCTGCCCGTGGGCACCGTCTGGTGTAGCAGCGATGGTCAGCCAAAAGGCTGCTGCCAAGTCCCCTGATTATTCTGATAATAAAATCACACTGGTTGCTGAAGCCGTCAAGGGCGATGCTGCTACTGTCAACACTTGGGTGTCCAGTACTAAGGCAAATGATAAGGAACTGGTCTTCGCCGGTGAGGGTCTGTTCGCCATTACCGAGACTCTGGATCCGGCCAAGCTGCAGTTCAGCTACGACGATTTTGAGTTCGTGGAGAACTTGTACTCCTCCGTCTTCGTCCTGTCCGCTGATTCTTCACTGAACCTCAAGAATCTGGACGATCTGGAGGCCTATGTCAAGGCAGGCAACCCCGTATCCGTGGCCGTTAACGGCGCTACCGGCTCCGAGGCTTTCCTGGCAGCGGCTCTGTTCGGCTCTATGGGTGCCGGCGACCAGCTGAAACTGACTCCGTACCAGTCCGCTGCGGAGGCTGCACAGGCTGTAGCTAAGGGTGAAACGAACTTCGCGGTCTCTCACCAGTCTCAGATTCTTGAGACCTACCAGCAGGGCGGCGTTGATGTGGTTTGCGCATTCGATGACAAGGCTATCGAAAACGGCCCCTTCGCAGGCGTTGAGGGCGTTGGCTCCAAGGGCTACCCCTACTTCCGCAACCGCTGCTTCGTCATGGCTCGCAAAGGTACTGACGCCGCAAAGGTTGCCGAGCTGAAAGAGCTGTATGATAAGATCCTCGCCGATGATGAGATGGTCGAGTGGCTGAACGACACCATGCTGCTGGAAGTCGATACCATGACCGAGGACGATGTGAAGGCTCACATTGAGAACGTCAAGAGCATCGTCGAGCAGTATAAGGACATCGTGGCAGGCTGATAAAAAGCCCTCATAGCGACAAAAAGCTGAAGCAGGGGGAACGGGGACATCCCCTTCTCCCTGCTTTTATGTTTCCAAAAGGAGTTGAAACAAGTGAAAAATCTGATAGAACGTGCCGAAGCAAAACTGGATGAATGGGGCGCAAAGCTCGAACAGAAGAACATCGAGTACCCGGTAGACCTGATTTGCGGCATTCTGTTTCTGGTCATTGGCATCGTGCTGCTGCTCATCATGCCGCAGCAGGTGCAGATCTCGGAAAAAGACGTTGTGAATGGCCGCGCTTTCCCGACGATGCTGATTTGGCTCATGCTGGCCATGAGCGCCCTTCTGGTGGGCCGCGAGGCATACAACATGGTGATGCACCGCCCGACCAAAACTAAAACGCTGAATCTTTTGGTGGAAACAAAAGCACTCGTCATCGTCCTCATTCTGGTGGTCACTTATCTGCTGGCAGAGGTCACGGATCTGTTTGTTGTGGGCGCTGTATTCTGCGCACTGGCATTTCTGGTCTTTTTCCGCTGCAAGAAACCCCTTTACTATGCCATCACAGTTTCAATGGCTGTGCTGATCTGGGTCGTGTTCCACTTTGTGCTGAATGTTAGTTTCTGAGGAGGCAGAATATGGGTTTGTTTGACTTTATCGGCCCGGCCTCCGGGCTGCTTTTCACCCTCGAAAATATCATCTGGATAAACCTCGGCGTCTTTATTGGCTGCGTGTTCGCGGCCATCCCGGGATTAAGTGTTATCCTCTGCATCATCCTATTCCTGCCTGTCACTTATACCATGCGTGCGATTCCCGGCATGATGTTCCTGTTGGGCATTTACTGCGCAGGTGGCTATGGTGGATCGGTATCGGCTATCCTTATCAACACGCCGGGTACGCCCCACGCGGCGGCTACTATGCTGGACGGCTATCCGCTGTCCAAAATGGGCCGCACTAAGGCGGCGTTGAAAATTGCACTTTATGCATCTACCTTTGGCGGTATCTTCTCTGCGCTGGTGCTGCTCTTCCTCGGCCCGCAGGTGGCCAAAATTTCGGCACAGCTGGGCACGGCGGAGTACTTTATGGTCTGCCTGTTCGGCATGACGATTATTGCAGGCGTTTCTGGTAAGAGCCTTGTCAAGGGCATCATCGCCGCCTGCCTTGGTTTGCTTATTTCCTGTGTGGGCGCAGACCCCATGACCAGCTATGACCGCTTTACATTTGGTATTCCCCGTCTGTATCTGGGTCTTGACCTTGCCGTTACCCTCATCGGTTTGTTCGCACTGGTGGAAATCATTGGCAAGGCAGAGCTGAAGCGGAATGAGTTGAACCTTCACGCCGGAAAAATCGGCAATGATGACGGCAAAATCACAAAAGATGAATACAAGCGGATGTTCCGACCAGTGCTGATGGGTTCTATCATCGGTTCCTGTGTTGGTATCGTACCTGGCACGGGTGCGTCGGAGGCCTCGTGGTTCTCCTACAACACTGCGAAGAACCTGTCCAAGCATCCCGAGGAATTCGGCCACGGTTCTGTGGAGGGCGTTGCGGCTGCTGAGTCTGCCAACAATGCCGTCTGTGGCGCGACCCTGATTCCCTTGCTGACGCTGGGCATCCCCGGCGACGGCTGCGTGGCCATCATGTTGTCGGCCCTGATGATAAATGGCCTGAACCCCGGTCTCTCGCTGTTCACCACCGACGGCGCTATCATGTATGCCATCATGCTGGGCCTTATCCTCGTGAACATCTTCATGTTCCTGCAGGGCAAATACCTGACTAGCCTGTTTGCAAAGGTCGTCTCCATCCCTCAGCAGATCTTGACCCCCATCATCGTGATTTTCTGTTTCGCCGGTGCTTACTCGGTGAACAGCAGCTATTTTGATTTGAGCGTTGCGCTGGTGTTCGGCGTGATGGCGTGGTTCATGCGCAAGCTGGAGCTGCCCGCTGTCCCTGTGCTGCTGGGCATGGTGCTGGGCAATATGACCGAGACGAACTTCCGCCGCGCCCTGCTCATCTCGGATGGAAGTCCCAAAATCTTCTTCAGCAGTGTGTATTGCTGGATTTTTATCGCGCTAATCGTGGTGGTTATCATCGGCATCCTGCGCGGCAAGATGAAGGAAACGAAGAACGCGAAAGTGGAACAGTAAAAGGAGGTAAAGACCGTGGCATATAACATTATTTTCTACTTCAGTGACCAGCAGCGCTGGGATACCTGCGGCTGCTTCGGCCAGCCGCTCAACGTCACACCCAATCTGGACAAGCTGGCAGAGGAGGGCGTAAAATTTGACAATGCTTTCTCTCCCCAGCCGGTGTGCGGCCCTTGCCGCGCCCTATTCCAGACCGGAAAATACCCCACTGAGACAGGCTGTTTCCGCAATAACCTGATGCTGCCCTCGAATATCAAGACTCTGGGCGAGTATATGGAAAAAGATGCCGGCTACGAAACTGCCTATGTCGGCAAGTGGCATCTGGCCTCGGATGGCGAGCTGGAAAAGAAGCCGACCATTGACCATACCATTACAGCCGTTCCGTTGGAGTTGCGTGGCGGCTACACCGGCTACTGGCGTGCAGCCGATGTGCTGGAATTTACCTCCCACGGCTACGACGGCTATGTGTTCGACGAGAACAACAACCGCATCGATTTTAAGGGCTACCGTGCTGACTGCATCAACCAGTTCGCGCTGGACTACCTCGACCAGTACACCGGCGAAAAGCCCTTCTTCATGACCGTATCCCAAATTGAGCCGCACCATCAGAATGACCACAACCACTACGAAGGCCCCAACGGCTCGAAGCAGCGATTTGCGGATTTTGTCCTCCCCGAAGACTTGAAGGCTCTGGGCGGCAATGCAGCAGAAGAGTATCCGGATTATCTGGGACAGTGCGCAAGCCTCGACGAGAACCTCGGCAAGCTGGTGGAAAAACTGAAAGAAAAGGGTCTGTATGAGAATACTGTTATCCTTTACGCTTCCGACCATGGCTCTCATTTCAAGACCCGCAACCGCGACGCCCATCTGAACGGATACGATGACTATAAGCGCTCGTGCCACGACGGCTGCCTGCATGTGCCGCTGGTCATCTGCGGCGGCCCGTTCAAGGGCGGCAAGGAAGTCACCGAGCTGGTCAGCACCGAGAGCATCCCCAAGACTCTGTTGGCTTTGGCAGGCGTGGATGTCGGCGACAAGATGATCGGCGAAAATCTGCTTGACGTTGTGGAAAAGAAAAATCATAATAGAGCTAATGAGGTCTACGCCCAAATCTCGGAGAGCCGCTGCGGCCGCTGCATCCGCACGGCAGATTATATGTACTCTGTCTATGCCCCCGGTGTCAATGGCGGCGAGGCTGCGGCATCTGATGTGTATGCGGACGACTTCCTCTATGATATGCAGAAAGACCCGTGGCAGCTGAACAATGTTGTCGCAGATCCTGCATACGCCGACGTCAAAGCGGAGCTTCGTGAGCGCTTGCTGAACTGGATACAGCACGCAGAAGGCACCCGCCCCACCATCACCGACTGAAAAGGAGCGTTTGCCCATGCTCTCGGCTGCTGAGAAAAAATCTGCTCAGGTATATCGTTGGCTTCTGGCTTATATCGACGAAAACAAGTTTTCTGGAAATCAACGACTGCCCTCGGAAAATGCACTCTGCCGAAAGCTGGGCGTCAGCCGGGAAACGATTCGAGTTGCCATTGACCGATTGGTGAATGAAGGAATCGTGTACAAAGTCAAAGGGAGCGGCACCTATTTCCACCGGGAAAAGGTGATGACGCGCGATTTGAACACCGAGGATGCACTTTATAAGATCGGCCTTGTTTTGCAAGGTCAGGATACGAGTGCAAATTCGGGATTAATCGAAGGGGTTCGCAGTGTCCTGACGCAGGAGCAGGTTGACCTCCATGTATTTCTGACCGATAACAAATTCTGCAACGAACGCCGCTGTCTGGAGACTGTGGTACATCAGAATTTTCACGGTTTCATCGTGGATGGTGTCAAATCGAGCATCCTCAGCCCAAATCTTGACTGCTACAAGGAGCTTTACCGACGTAAGATCCCGGTGATATTCTACAACAACTTCTATCGGAACTTGCGCTGCCCCCGCGTAACGATCAATGATATCGAATGTGCCCATCAGCTGATAGAACGCCTGATGGATGCCGGACACAGCCACATTGCAGGCATCTTCGTGTACGACAACTACCAGAGCGTAGAAAAGTTTCAAGGCATGGCGGAAGCGATGCGAAATCGTGGTTTGGAACTGAACGATGATTACATCAAGTGGTGTATTTCGGACGAAGCCCACAACGAAAGCTATGTCCGTTCCATTGAAAGATTTCTGAAGAGCATCCCTAAATGCACCGCTATCGTCTGCTGCAACTACATCATCTATCGGCTGGTCATGAAAACCCTGCAGAAAATGGGGAAGACTGTACCCGAAGATTATTCGCTGGTCTGTTTTGATTATTCCGAAGAAACTTATCGGCAGGAGGATGTTACCTGCTCCGTGGAGCAAGGCTTCGAGATGGGACGTCAGCTTGCGCTGCGGCTTATGGAGATGATTTCCACCGGCGAATGCGATGACCGGAACTACACTTATGTCATGAAGCCCATCCTCTACGATGGCCATTCCATCCGGAAGCTCAAAAAGGTAAAATAAAGATTCTCCCGGAGGCAGTACTGCTCTCCGGGAGAATCTCTTTACCGGTTTTGTTGTGCCAGAAAATGTGCAGCAGTATGCAGGCGCGGAAGCACATAGGCAAAGAACTGCTTATACGCTGCGCAAAAGCGGTTGCTTCCAGAGGCATCCCAATCTCGCTTGCATCCGCCCCGGCAGAGCAGCTGATAAGCACATGCTGCGCATTCCGCCGGGCGTTTGCGGCCCTGTGCCAGAAATGTCTGGCTTGTGGGAGAATCAAGCGCATCTTCAACGGTACAGTGGCTCAGATTTCCCAGCTTCCACTCATCCAGAACATAAAAGTCACAGGGATAAAGGCTTCCGTCACCTTCTACGGTAAGATAATGTCCACAGGAACCGGAGGAAGCGCAGGAGGTAGGCGGCATTCCCAGCAGGATACGCAGATAGTCCTCAAAATTGCGAACGCTGATATAATTGCCTCGTTGCAGCTGCTGATACCAATTATCAAAGACGCCGCACAGAAAACGACCATAAAGTTCCGGCGTTAGAGAATATGCCTGCCCTCCAATCGTATCAAGTGGGTCAAGACATGGGATGAATTGCAGATTGTGCTGTCCCAACTCGCAGAGGCATTTGAAGGCTCGCTGCGGCTTTCTGGCCAGCTGTCCGGTCACAACACAGAGCAGATTCGTTTCGACCCTGTAGGCATCCAGCAGCGCAAGCGCATGAGTTACTTTATCCCATGTGCCCTGCCCAGCTGCGTCCAGCCGATAGAGATCATGGTTCTCCTGTGTGCCGTCCAGAGAGAGGCCTACGAGGAAAGAGTTGGCTTTGAAAAAGGAAGCCCACTCTTCATCCAGACAAATGCCATTGGTCTGGATGCTGTGGAACACAGAGATATTGCGCTGCATGGAACGCTCCGTTTCCAGAAAGAACCGGAAGAAATCCAACCCGGCAAGAGTCGGTTCGCCGCCCTGAAACAGAAAATGGACGCTGCCGCCTTCCTCTGTGGCTGCAAAAGCCTTTTCAACCAGTTCTCCTGCCATTTCATGGGAAAGCAGTCCCATATTTTTGCAGGCTCGGCTGTTGGAAACATCGTCATAAAAGCAGTACCGGCAACGCAGATTGCACAGGCTGGACGCTGGCTTGACGAGAAATGTATTATGTTTCATAGAGATTCCCTCCGTGCTTCGCAGTTCTTAAAACAAGGATACCGGAAAATACGGGCTTTCGCAAGCAGTAACAGTTAAAAGCTGTTTGAAATAGTAAGAAAACGAATATAGTTGTCCGAAAATCAAAAAAAGGAGAAGAAAACTTGTATGGATGAAAATAAAACATACGGTACACGGTTAGCACGGCTTTGGAAGCTGTTTTTGAGTACGCTGTACATTAGCAGCTTTACCTTCGGCGGCGGCTTTGTCATCGTGACCTTTATGAAGAAAAAATTTGTAGATGAGCTGCACTGGATCGATGAACAGGAAATGCTGGATATGACAGCGTTGGCGCAGTCCTCTCCGGGCGCAATCGCGGTCAATGCTGCAATTCTGGTAGGCTGGCAGGTAGAAGGCTTGATTGGAATGATCGTGGCAGTGTTGGGCACCATCATCCCACCTATGGTCATTCTTTCAGTCATTTCTGTGTTCTACAATGCTTTTGCCACCAATCGCTATATCGCGTTGTTACTCAAGGGAATGCAGGCTGGTGTGGCGGCGGTCATTCTGGATGTTGTATTCGACCTCGGCGGCAAGGTGCTGAAGACCCGCTCATGGGTGTATATTGCCCTGATGGTCGCAGCGTTTGTCGCAAATACGGTGTTTGATGTCAATGTGGTGGTGGTCATCCTTGCCGCTGCAGTATTCGGCGTGGTGCTGGCTCTGGTCCAGTGGAAAAAAGGTGGTGCAAAATGATCTACTTACAGCTTTTTCTCAGCTTTTTGCAGGTGGGTATGTTCAGCGTAGGCGGCGGCTATGCGGCCATGCCCCTGATCCAGAGCCAAGTGGTGGAACAACATGGCTGGCTGACGATGCAGGAGTTTACTGACCTCATCACGATTGCAGAAATGACCCCTGGTCCCATTGCGGTCAACTCGGCAACTTTTGTTGGTTTGCGTATCGCGCAGGTACCCGGAGCCATCATTGCAACACTAGGTTGCATTACACCGGCGCTGTTCTTTGTTTCACTTCTATCCTACATCTATCGTAAATACAAGGATATTTCTCTGCTGCAAAGTGTTCTGGCCTGCCTGCGTCCGGTCATTGTAGCGCTTATCTTTGGTGCAGGTCTTTCTATACTGTCTATGGTGGTGTTCGGAGAGAGTGCAAAGACGCTCGCCAACGTAGACTGGATCGGCATCGGCAGTTTTGCATCGGCATTTTTTGTCCTACGGAAGCTCAAGTGGAATCCCATCCTGACCATGTGCCTGTGCGGCGTGGCCGGGCTTGGACTTCACATTTTGCTCGGAATATAATCTTAAGACAATTTGTCTGTTGGAATCATGAAAATAAATCATTGGGCTTGCAATCAGGGCAAAACTGTGGTATATACATTATACGAAACATTGCTTTGATGAACGTATTACCGTTCAATGACGTATAAAATGGAGGTGCCCGCCATGACCGCCGTGATCTATGCTCGCTATTCCTCGGACAACCAGCGCGAAGAATCCATCGAAGGCCAGATCCGGGAATGCACGGCTTATGCCGAGAAAAATGGCATCACCATCGTCAAGCACTATATTGACCGTGCTATCTCTGCCAAGACGGACAACCGCCCGGAGTTCCAGCAGATGATTAAGGACAGCGACAAGAAGCTGTTTGACATTGTGCTGGTCTGGAAGCTGGACCGTTTTGCTCGGAACCGCTACGACAGTGCCCGGTATAAGACCCAACTGAAGAAGAACGGCGTCAAGCTCATGTCTGCCACCGAGATCATCTCCGAGGGGCCGGAGGGCATTATTCTGGAATCTGTGCTGGAAGGTTATGCCGAGTATTATTCCGCTGACCTTGCCGAGAAGGTCGTGCGTGGACAGACCGAGAACATCCTGAAAGGCCGCTGTAACGGTGGCCGTGGAACCTTTGGGTACACGCTGGATTCCGAGCGGAAGTTCCACATCGACCCTCTCACCTCGCCTTTTGTGCTTGAATCGTTCAAGAAGTACAATGAAGGCTCCACTATGAAGGAGATTCGGGACTGGCTGAACGAAAACGGCATCAAGAACCCGGTGGGCGGTGCATTTACTTATAACAGCGTTGAACATATGCTCAAGAACCGGCGGTACATCGGAGAACTGAAATTCCGGGATGTGGTCGTGCCGGATGCTATCCCGCCCATCATTCCACTGGAACTGTTTGAGGATGTGCAGAAGAAAATCGCCAAAAACAAAAAAGCCCCTGCCCGTAGAAAGGCAGAGGATGACTATCTGCTCACCACCAAGCTGTTCTGCGGCTACTGTGGGGCGTTGATGTTTGGCGAAAGCGGCACAAGCCGGACGGGTGAAGTCCACCGCTACTATAAATGTGCCACTGCCAAAAAGCACAAGGGCTGCAAGAAAAAGACCGTCCGCAAACAGTGGCTGGAAGATTTGGTAGTCAACCAGACCATGCAGCTTGTGAAAGACGATGCCGCTATGGAATCCATCATCGCCAAGGTGATGGAACTGCAAAATAAGGAGAACACCAACATTCCACTCTATGAGAAGCAGCTTCGGGATGCGGAATCTGGTATCCAGAATATGCTGAACGCGATTCAAGCTGGAATCCTGACCAGTTCCACCAAGGAGCGGCTGGAGCAGCTGGAAGAAACCAAGCGTGAGCTTGAAGCCCGCATTGCGGAAGAAAAGCTGGCGAAGCCGAAAGTGACCGAAGAATTCATTCGGTTCTGGCTGCTGCGGTTTCGCAAGCTGGACATGAGCCTGAAAGACCAGCGGCAGGCGCTGGTGGATACTTTCATCAATGCGATTTACCTGTATGATGATAAGGTTCTCATTACCTTTAACTATAAAGAAGGGACACAGACCGTGACTTTTGGAGAAGCGACAGAAGTTGCATCCGAGGGAAATGGTTCGGATTTGGATTGCTTTACTGCACCAGAAAATGCCGTGAAATCGAAAGATTTCATGGCTTTTTTGTTTTGTAAGCCATGAGTGCACGGTTTCTGCACGGTTTTTGCACGGTCGGTGTTTTCCATGTCCGATGATGTAGGGCGCTGTATTGCATTGCAATCAGTGCCCTTTTTTGCATCAGGTGAGCAGGGCCAGGCGCAGCTTTGCCTTCATTTCCGGGTCGGCATCCTTGAGCAATTCCAATAGAGCCGTCATGGAGATGGTGGGTTCGCCTGCGGCGGGTACAGCCTGCGGGCTGGAAGCGTCGGGCTTGGCATAGAAGCCGCTTTCAAACTTCTTGCCCAGTTCCACACGGGAGGACTGCTGGATATGGGCGTAGGTGTTCACCAGCATATCCGCACTGGCGTGTCCTGTATAGTACCATCAATAAATGGAAGGGAGGGCGGCGGATGTTCAGCATTACAGGAATTGACCTGTTGGAGCAGGAGCTTTTGAACCATGAACGCACCCTCCTTGAGATTTTGCTTCAGGACAAGACCACCAAGAAAAACATCATCTGGGCAACCGATGATTACGCCGAACTGGGCGAACCATACAGCTTCAAAAAAGAAATCCTGCCGGAACTGGTTACAGGCGAACAGGACAGTCTGATTCAGCCCAGAGTGGAAAAAGCAGTGGAGCATCAGACCAACCGCACCCGTGATAAAGCAGAGGTGTTTACCCCCAGTTGGATCTGCAACGCACAGAACAATCTGGTGGATGAGCAGTGGTTTGGCAGGAAGGATGTTTTCAACATCCAGAAGGAGATGTCGTGGAAAGCAACGGCTGACAAAATCGCCTTCCCGGACGACCGTCAGCACACATGGCAGAAATATGTGGATGCACAGCGGCTGGAAATCTCCTGCGGCGAGGTCCCTATCTGGTAAGCCGCTACGACACCGTAACGGGCGAAACCATTCCCATTTCCAAGCGAATTGGCCTGCTGGACCGCAAGCTGCGTGTTATCAGCGAAAACACGGACACCGAAGAACAGATTGAACTGTGCCCCGGATGCAAAAAGATGGCGGCATGAGGCTCTGATATTTACAGCGCCTGACTAACGTGATACAATCATAAAAAGCAATATCCGGTGTGAGGATTTTGAACTATGAACTTGTGCTTTGACCAATCGCTTGGACTTGGATATAAAAGCAATTCACAGAAAA is a genomic window containing:
- a CDS encoding plasmid mobilization protein, with product MTKTNVQPIPSNSQHHDTPNNKTHVIKFRVTAEEKASLELTCKLLNLSLSTFIRRAIRNVKIEKTVIIAGGGEETLTAVSTLLAQCSKVGGNLNQLARHFNSGGADTEQIRAKLLAELADLTAFRLSAEKVLGELYGNAQAYRL
- a CDS encoding tripartite tricarboxylate transporter substrate-binding protein, with translation MMKKRIAALVTAGVLALSMLTGCGSKQESWKVTCPWAPSGVAAMVSQKAAAKSPDYSDNKITLVAEAVKGDAATVNTWVSSTKANDKELVFAGEGLFAITETLDPAKLQFSYDDFEFVENLYSSVFVLSADSSLNLKNLDDLEAYVKAGNPVSVAVNGATGSEAFLAAALFGSMGAGDQLKLTPYQSAAEAAQAVAKGETNFAVSHQSQILETYQQGGVDVVCAFDDKAIENGPFAGVEGVGSKGYPYFRNRCFVMARKGTDAAKVAELKELYDKILADDEMVEWLNDTMLLEVDTMTEDDVKAHIENVKSIVEQYKDIVAG
- a CDS encoding tripartite tricarboxylate transporter TctB family protein — encoded protein: MKNLIERAEAKLDEWGAKLEQKNIEYPVDLICGILFLVIGIVLLLIMPQQVQISEKDVVNGRAFPTMLIWLMLAMSALLVGREAYNMVMHRPTKTKTLNLLVETKALVIVLILVVTYLLAEVTDLFVVGAVFCALAFLVFFRCKKPLYYAITVSMAVLIWVVFHFVLNVSF
- a CDS encoding tripartite tricarboxylate transporter permease produces the protein MGLFDFIGPASGLLFTLENIIWINLGVFIGCVFAAIPGLSVILCIILFLPVTYTMRAIPGMMFLLGIYCAGGYGGSVSAILINTPGTPHAAATMLDGYPLSKMGRTKAALKIALYASTFGGIFSALVLLFLGPQVAKISAQLGTAEYFMVCLFGMTIIAGVSGKSLVKGIIAACLGLLISCVGADPMTSYDRFTFGIPRLYLGLDLAVTLIGLFALVEIIGKAELKRNELNLHAGKIGNDDGKITKDEYKRMFRPVLMGSIIGSCVGIVPGTGASEASWFSYNTAKNLSKHPEEFGHGSVEGVAAAESANNAVCGATLIPLLTLGIPGDGCVAIMLSALMINGLNPGLSLFTTDGAIMYAIMLGLILVNIFMFLQGKYLTSLFAKVVSIPQQILTPIIVIFCFAGAYSVNSSYFDLSVALVFGVMAWFMRKLELPAVPVLLGMVLGNMTETNFRRALLISDGSPKIFFSSVYCWIFIALIVVVIIGILRGKMKETKNAKVEQ
- a CDS encoding sulfatase-like hydrolase/transferase, with amino-acid sequence MAYNIIFYFSDQQRWDTCGCFGQPLNVTPNLDKLAEEGVKFDNAFSPQPVCGPCRALFQTGKYPTETGCFRNNLMLPSNIKTLGEYMEKDAGYETAYVGKWHLASDGELEKKPTIDHTITAVPLELRGGYTGYWRAADVLEFTSHGYDGYVFDENNNRIDFKGYRADCINQFALDYLDQYTGEKPFFMTVSQIEPHHQNDHNHYEGPNGSKQRFADFVLPEDLKALGGNAAEEYPDYLGQCASLDENLGKLVEKLKEKGLYENTVILYASDHGSHFKTRNRDAHLNGYDDYKRSCHDGCLHVPLVICGGPFKGGKEVTELVSTESIPKTLLALAGVDVGDKMIGENLLDVVEKKNHNRANEVYAQISESRCGRCIRTADYMYSVYAPGVNGGEAAASDVYADDFLYDMQKDPWQLNNVVADPAYADVKAELRERLLNWIQHAEGTRPTITD
- a CDS encoding GntR family transcriptional regulator translates to MLSAAEKKSAQVYRWLLAYIDENKFSGNQRLPSENALCRKLGVSRETIRVAIDRLVNEGIVYKVKGSGTYFHREKVMTRDLNTEDALYKIGLVLQGQDTSANSGLIEGVRSVLTQEQVDLHVFLTDNKFCNERRCLETVVHQNFHGFIVDGVKSSILSPNLDCYKELYRRKIPVIFYNNFYRNLRCPRVTINDIECAHQLIERLMDAGHSHIAGIFVYDNYQSVEKFQGMAEAMRNRGLELNDDYIKWCISDEAHNESYVRSIERFLKSIPKCTAIVCCNYIIYRLVMKTLQKMGKTVPEDYSLVCFDYSEETYRQEDVTCSVEQGFEMGRQLALRLMEMISTGECDDRNYTYVMKPILYDGHSIRKLKKVK
- a CDS encoding anaerobic sulfatase maturase, which translates into the protein MKHNTFLVKPASSLCNLRCRYCFYDDVSNSRACKNMGLLSHEMAGELVEKAFAATEEGGSVHFLFQGGEPTLAGLDFFRFFLETERSMQRNISVFHSIQTNGICLDEEWASFFKANSFLVGLSLDGTQENHDLYRLDAAGQGTWDKVTHALALLDAYRVETNLLCVVTGQLARKPQRAFKCLCELGQHNLQFIPCLDPLDTIGGQAYSLTPELYGRFLCGVFDNWYQQLQRGNYISVRNFEDYLRILLGMPPTSCASSGSCGHYLTVEGDGSLYPCDFYVLDEWKLGNLSHCTVEDALDSPTSQTFLAQGRKRPAECAACAYQLLCRGGCKRDWDASGSNRFCAAYKQFFAYVLPRLHTAAHFLAQQNR
- a CDS encoding chromate transporter; the protein is MDENKTYGTRLARLWKLFLSTLYISSFTFGGGFVIVTFMKKKFVDELHWIDEQEMLDMTALAQSSPGAIAVNAAILVGWQVEGLIGMIVAVLGTIIPPMVILSVISVFYNAFATNRYIALLLKGMQAGVAAVILDVVFDLGGKVLKTRSWVYIALMVAAFVANTVFDVNVVVVILAAAVFGVVLALVQWKKGGAK
- a CDS encoding chromate transporter, translating into MIYLQLFLSFLQVGMFSVGGGYAAMPLIQSQVVEQHGWLTMQEFTDLITIAEMTPGPIAVNSATFVGLRIAQVPGAIIATLGCITPALFFVSLLSYIYRKYKDISLLQSVLACLRPVIVALIFGAGLSILSMVVFGESAKTLANVDWIGIGSFASAFFVLRKLKWNPILTMCLCGVAGLGLHILLGI